In the genome of Spirochaetia bacterium, one region contains:
- a CDS encoding DUF1861 family protein — protein MAHTYTVASLLKAYRSSSRMALCDDRYLEFLSVGDADVYNPSFPLLLDNRKILPARVEPRNSERSKIVLFEQVDNGVTWKPAFEYPSLPLQDPFWTINGSKLLLGGVDVDFAADGRALGWKTACYEIAGKGTYVPFFSGPAVMKDLRFCTIGDGRIAVFTRPQGGRIAGRGQIGFMLLSSWNELSQESILQAPLLGLFESDEWGGVNHVQVLSDGSLGVLGHIACYSSGNRRHYYPMTFVLDPMTGKLVREPQIILERNRLLPGPSKRPDLEDVIFPGGCVQEDDGSTLYLGVSDARVQVVRMKNLFA, from the coding sequence ATGGCTCATACGTATACTGTGGCTTCTTTGCTGAAAGCTTATCGTTCAAGTTCCAGGATGGCCTTATGTGATGACAGATACCTGGAATTTCTTTCTGTCGGTGATGCGGATGTCTACAATCCGTCTTTTCCTCTGTTGCTTGACAATCGGAAGATCCTTCCCGCACGGGTTGAACCAAGGAACAGTGAAAGATCGAAGATCGTATTGTTTGAGCAGGTCGACAATGGGGTAACATGGAAACCTGCCTTTGAATATCCTTCTTTGCCTTTGCAGGATCCGTTTTGGACCATCAATGGTTCCAAACTCCTGTTAGGAGGGGTGGATGTTGATTTTGCTGCAGACGGCAGGGCTTTGGGTTGGAAAACTGCTTGCTATGAAATTGCAGGAAAGGGTACCTATGTCCCTTTCTTCTCAGGTCCTGCGGTCATGAAGGATCTGAGGTTCTGTACTATAGGAGACGGACGGATTGCCGTATTTACCCGACCCCAGGGCGGCAGGATTGCAGGGCGGGGACAAATAGGTTTCATGTTGCTGTCTTCATGGAACGAGCTTTCGCAGGAATCCATTTTACAGGCTCCTTTGCTCGGGTTGTTTGAATCCGATGAATGGGGCGGGGTGAACCATGTCCAGGTCTTGTCCGATGGATCACTTGGAGTCCTTGGACATATTGCCTGTTATTCTTCGGGGAACAGGAGACATTATTATCCGATGACCTTTGTCCTCGATCCGATGACCGGTAAGCTTGTCCGGGAGCCACAGATTATATTGGAACGTAACCGACTGCTTCCCGGGCCTTCCAAGCGTCCTGATTTGGAAGATGTCATTTTTCCCGGAGGATGTGTACAGGAAGATGATGGTTCTACGCTTTATCTGGGAGTCAGTGATGCCAGGGTACAGGTGGTCAGGATGAAAAATCTGTTTGCCTGA
- a CDS encoding Fic family protein translates to MEAYIWQNKSWPNFTWNTDEIHTVSEATERKQAELEGAMAALGFSVRQESNISAISSEIEKSAQIEGEHIPQEDIRSSVARHLGAENILTAEAVHRLNIGKIPERTDYIVKIVLDAIKNSTAPLTKERLCLWQSRLFPSGISGGYKITTGRYRLDEYGPMRIISGNMGKETVHYIAPPAVTLNKEMHRFLNWFNKPASVAGGYAVKSAVAHLYFVSIHPFDDGNGRLARILADMILSQRGDDCLFSMSAQLQKNRAAYYAELEKTQHGDLDITDWITWYLTCMTAAADEAMKEIQKTGDRIVFWKAVNEKISLNERQRTMLDKLLANWQGKLTTSKWASICGCSQDTASRDINKLIEAGIMRKEAAGGRSTSYAIIEKEK, encoded by the coding sequence ATGGAAGCATATATCTGGCAGAATAAAAGCTGGCCAAATTTTACATGGAATACCGATGAAATACATACGGTATCTGAAGCTACTGAACGCAAACAGGCAGAACTTGAAGGAGCAATGGCAGCACTCGGTTTTTCTGTACGCCAGGAAAGCAATATTTCTGCAATAAGTAGCGAGATAGAAAAATCAGCTCAGATTGAAGGCGAGCACATCCCGCAGGAAGATATACGTTCGTCCGTTGCCCGTCATCTTGGAGCAGAAAATATTCTGACAGCGGAAGCAGTACACCGTCTTAATATAGGTAAGATTCCAGAAAGAACCGACTATATAGTCAAAATAGTACTTGATGCCATAAAAAACTCTACGGCGCCGTTGACGAAAGAACGGCTCTGCTTATGGCAATCACGCCTTTTCCCTTCCGGGATATCAGGCGGTTATAAAATTACGACAGGCAGATACCGTCTTGATGAATACGGACCGATGCGTATCATCTCCGGAAATATGGGAAAAGAAACCGTTCATTATATAGCTCCCCCTGCAGTTACACTGAACAAAGAGATGCATCGTTTTCTCAATTGGTTCAATAAACCTGCATCAGTAGCCGGTGGATATGCTGTAAAAAGCGCTGTCGCCCATCTATATTTTGTAAGTATCCATCCGTTTGACGACGGTAACGGACGTCTTGCCCGAATTCTCGCTGATATGATTCTTTCACAACGGGGAGACGATTGTCTTTTCAGCATGTCGGCACAACTTCAGAAAAACCGAGCCGCTTACTATGCTGAACTTGAAAAAACACAGCATGGTGACCTTGATATAACCGACTGGATTACATGGTACCTTACTTGCATGACCGCTGCTGCCGATGAAGCAATGAAAGAAATACAGAAAACGGGAGATCGGATAGTATTCTGGAAAGCCGTAAATGAAAAAATATCGCTCAATGAACGTCAGCGCACGATGCTCGACAAACTGCTTGCAAACTGGCAAGGAAAACTGACAACTTCAAAATGGGCATCAATCTGCGGCTGCTCCCAGGATACTGCATCTCGGGACATCAACAAACTCATTGAAGCCGGCATCATGAGAAAGGAAGCTGCCGGGGGGCGAAGCACATCATATGCGATCATAGAAAAAGAAAAATAA
- a CDS encoding LacI family DNA-binding transcriptional regulator, producing MGKKTTLQQIAQKVGTSKITVSRALKGQEGVGDTLRKQIRQVASDLGYEQKRLHTGGHQIRVAFLTPKRFYLFTDSFYHVIYYHLNTICNEREMKLDLFIMEKEDEEKGSLPDGLDHYDGIIVGGEISRTIMNAINGISIPHVVVDYDPMDDHSDCVSIDNFRIGTILAEYLVRRGYRKIGFVGSYLQSSNIADRILGYRKVQYYHHLPNDESWLIDNYDKDTDNYLIDIPLPKELPEVFICHCDRAAYYFMERLKSLGISIPGQVAIVSIDNTELAASTKPPLTSMNIDKRLFASEALRLLEERIEGRNELKRIYLDTQLIERDSAPRR from the coding sequence ATGGGTAAAAAGACTACACTTCAGCAAATTGCACAAAAGGTCGGGACCAGCAAGATTACGGTTTCCCGTGCTTTGAAAGGCCAGGAAGGTGTAGGAGATACACTCCGAAAGCAAATCCGACAGGTTGCATCTGATCTTGGGTATGAACAAAAAAGACTACACACAGGGGGACACCAGATTCGTGTTGCTTTTCTTACACCGAAACGTTTCTATTTGTTTACGGACTCTTTTTATCATGTCATCTACTACCATTTGAATACCATCTGCAATGAAAGGGAAATGAAACTAGATCTTTTCATTATGGAAAAAGAAGATGAGGAAAAAGGTTCCCTGCCTGATGGGCTGGACCACTATGACGGAATCATTGTCGGTGGAGAGATTTCTCGTACAATCATGAATGCCATAAATGGAATTTCAATTCCGCATGTCGTAGTTGACTATGATCCTATGGACGACCATTCAGACTGCGTCAGCATCGACAACTTCCGTATCGGGACCATACTTGCTGAATATCTGGTCCGACGTGGTTACAGAAAAATCGGATTCGTAGGCTCTTATCTTCAGTCATCAAACATAGCAGACAGGATCCTCGGTTATAGAAAAGTACAGTACTACCATCACCTGCCCAATGATGAATCATGGCTCATCGACAACTACGACAAAGACACTGACAACTATCTGATAGACATCCCGCTGCCAAAGGAATTGCCAGAGGTCTTCATCTGCCATTGTGACAGGGCAGCATATTATTTCATGGAACGGTTGAAGAGTTTGGGAATTTCTATTCCTGGTCAGGTTGCCATCGTCAGCATCGACAATACGGAACTGGCTGCGTCGACAAAGCCTCCGCTCACCAGCATGAATATTGACAAGCGACTGTTTGCCTCGGAAGCATTACGACTTTTGGAAGAGCGAATTGAAGGTAGAAATGAACTGAAAAGAATATATCTGGATACACAGCTCATCGAAAGGGACTCTGCTCCCCGACGATAA
- a CDS encoding ATP-binding protein has protein sequence MLLSFSVENFKSFVSQMTFSMHPASKQVDLSYSILKETIKNKEIKAICTSVIYGPNAAGKSNVIGAMDVLKKIVLRGNIRNIEEGNNPDPASAHLELIPNCCLKKQKPVRFSISFTQDNHIFDYSLTIDFGDFGNQDYDRNIKEETLSIDQHHCFTRSKNTVTVQSFSLHKGKGIAKEMPLLETLATKGLVAQELFLTNGFKSIFEPQLVASMVTWFSDKLLVVYRSNSIKTSPNIKDAKGNTCYILKQTNDVAKKFGAGFGDIGYFTKDGEQQPKLVSLFPKRKLLINAEQFESYGTVRFMNLFPILWKTIQDGITLLIDEFDASLHPMAVMSLINVFHNDEINTHGAQLIFNTQNPIFLNSNLFRRDEIKFVERNHTSKESMLYALSDFKTNGKNGVRKGEDYLRNYFISKYGALEDIDLSPLFANQENDNGDN, from the coding sequence ATGTTACTTTCTTTTTCCGTAGAAAATTTCAAATCATTTGTATCCCAAATGACATTTTCAATGCACCCAGCCTCGAAACAAGTTGATCTTTCCTACAGCATCTTAAAAGAAACCATAAAGAACAAGGAAATCAAAGCAATCTGTACTTCTGTCATCTATGGGCCTAATGCAGCAGGAAAATCAAATGTCATCGGAGCTATGGATGTATTGAAGAAAATTGTCCTCCGAGGAAATATAAGGAACATCGAAGAAGGCAATAATCCTGATCCAGCTTCTGCACATCTTGAACTGATTCCTAATTGTTGTCTCAAAAAACAAAAACCGGTCCGGTTTTCAATTTCCTTTACCCAGGACAACCATATATTTGATTATAGTCTGACGATTGATTTCGGAGATTTTGGCAATCAGGATTATGACAGAAACATCAAGGAAGAGACGCTTTCCATTGATCAGCACCATTGTTTTACACGAAGCAAAAATACTGTTACTGTCCAATCATTTTCACTACATAAGGGGAAAGGCATTGCAAAGGAAATGCCTTTGCTGGAAACACTTGCGACAAAGGGTCTCGTAGCACAGGAACTTTTTCTGACCAATGGATTCAAGTCTATCTTTGAACCCCAACTTGTAGCCTCAATGGTCACTTGGTTCTCTGACAAACTTTTGGTCGTATACCGTTCCAACAGTATCAAGACAAGCCCGAACATAAAAGATGCAAAAGGAAATACCTGCTATATATTAAAACAGACAAATGATGTTGCTAAAAAGTTTGGTGCCGGTTTTGGAGATATCGGCTATTTTACAAAGGATGGAGAGCAACAACCGAAATTGGTTTCACTCTTTCCAAAAAGGAAGCTACTGATCAATGCAGAGCAGTTTGAATCCTATGGAACGGTCAGGTTCATGAACCTTTTCCCCATTTTATGGAAAACCATTCAAGATGGGATTACCCTCTTGATTGATGAATTTGATGCCTCATTGCATCCTATGGCTGTAATGAGTCTCATCAATGTTTTTCATAATGATGAAATCAATACCCACGGAGCACAGCTCATCTTCAATACCCAGAATCCAATTTTTCTGAATAGCAACTTGTTCAGAAGGGATGAAATCAAATTCGTCGAACGCAATCATACTTCAAAAGAAAGTATGCTCTATGCCCTTTCTGATTTCAAGACCAATGGCAAAAACGGAGTAAGGAAAGGAGAAGATTATCTTAGGAATTATTTCATCAGCAAGTATGGCGCACTAGAAGACATAGACCTTTCACCACTATTCGCAAACCAGGAAAACGATAATGGAGACAACTAG
- a CDS encoding beta-N-acetylhexosaminidase, which translates to MIQPVINAADFLMPHPEHIQNGCGMFDLRKNYHFTVDPFFTELVPLIGQLLSVNQHGEDLFFGKAKGQMAEEAYTLEISESQIVALASSVPGLHHAIETLRQLNLATEGRIPCCSISDKPTYRWRGFMLDCSRHFFSVKEIKKLIDVAAMHHLNVFHWHLTDDQGWRFPVRGYELLETVASKRCDIRYPDYKVSYGGFYTREDIHDVVAFAHERQMTVVPEVDSPGHVSALLAAYPELGCSGGPYQVRDQWGVFPEVLCVGNEASFAFMQAVIYSLCELFPDPYIHIGGDECPSVAWENCPRCQAKAKELGIVPSVLQGWYTMKIVKMVKDAGKVPLGWDELLDFHDGFPLPEGLVILSWRGTSAIAKAIGCGHQVIACPNTEGYYLDYKQADDPEEPGNLGVSTICQETDFRPWTENMGPDAQKLILGGQANLWTEMVCFGRHAEYQMYPRLAVIAEQLWQRQGYHSIVGRLPLEYRKLERLDVACCRSPM; encoded by the coding sequence ATGATCCAGCCTGTAATCAATGCTGCTGATTTCCTGATGCCGCATCCTGAGCATATTCAAAACGGATGCGGCATGTTTGATTTGCGTAAAAACTATCATTTTACGGTTGATCCGTTTTTTACTGAGCTTGTTCCTCTCATCGGACAATTGCTTTCCGTCAATCAACATGGTGAGGACTTGTTTTTTGGCAAAGCAAAAGGACAGATGGCCGAAGAGGCCTATACCCTTGAGATAAGTGAGTCACAAATTGTCGCTTTGGCCTCTTCCGTACCTGGCCTGCACCATGCAATTGAGACCCTCAGGCAACTGAATCTGGCAACTGAGGGTAGAATTCCTTGCTGCAGCATTTCTGATAAACCTACATATCGTTGGCGGGGATTCATGCTTGACTGCAGTAGGCATTTTTTTTCTGTAAAAGAAATAAAAAAACTTATTGATGTTGCGGCAATGCATCATCTCAATGTGTTCCATTGGCATCTTACCGATGACCAGGGATGGCGTTTCCCTGTCCGAGGGTATGAACTCCTGGAAACTGTTGCATCAAAACGTTGTGATATCCGATATCCTGACTACAAGGTTTCCTATGGTGGTTTCTATACAAGGGAGGATATCCATGATGTAGTTGCCTTTGCCCATGAACGGCAGATGACCGTTGTTCCTGAAGTGGACAGCCCGGGTCATGTAAGTGCCTTGCTTGCTGCTTATCCTGAACTTGGTTGTAGTGGAGGTCCCTATCAAGTACGTGATCAATGGGGCGTGTTTCCTGAGGTGCTTTGTGTGGGAAATGAAGCATCATTTGCCTTTATGCAAGCGGTCATTTATTCCCTGTGTGAGCTGTTCCCTGATCCATACATACATATCGGCGGTGATGAATGCCCTTCAGTAGCATGGGAAAACTGTCCACGATGCCAGGCCAAGGCAAAGGAACTTGGAATTGTACCTTCTGTCCTGCAGGGCTGGTATACGATGAAGATAGTCAAAATGGTCAAAGATGCCGGTAAGGTTCCTCTCGGATGGGATGAGCTTTTGGATTTCCATGATGGTTTCCCATTGCCGGAAGGCCTTGTCATTCTTTCATGGAGAGGAACTTCAGCCATTGCAAAGGCAATTGGTTGTGGACATCAAGTGATTGCCTGTCCCAATACCGAAGGCTACTATTTGGATTACAAGCAGGCAGATGATCCTGAAGAACCTGGTAATCTTGGTGTGTCAACTATATGTCAGGAAACTGATTTCAGGCCATGGACAGAAAATATGGGCCCTGATGCGCAAAAATTGATACTTGGAGGTCAGGCGAATCTCTGGACTGAAATGGTGTGTTTCGGGCGTCATGCGGAATACCAGATGTATCCTCGCCTTGCTGTCATCGCAGAACAGCTTTGGCAACGTCAGGGTTATCATAGCATAGTAGGACGCCTGCCGTTGGAATACCGTAAGTTGGAAAGGCTTGACGTTGCCTGTTGCAGAAGCCCAATGTAG
- a CDS encoding RloB family protein, translated as METTRKYYFTVEGETEKRYLTWLQKTINATNEASANVSFSIGVKTKPTSFVKKLSLAGGKPTSIAHIADIGGPSSTDIQKIDKLLIDLKKSQKTKKVSYIFGYSNYCFELWIILHKMNCNNHMPNKNSYLALINKGYGMQFRSLSDYKEEKKIPKDTCHTYIG; from the coding sequence ATGGAGACAACTAGAAAATATTACTTTACAGTTGAAGGAGAAACAGAGAAACGATACCTGACGTGGCTGCAAAAAACAATCAATGCCACAAATGAAGCATCTGCAAATGTTTCATTTTCTATCGGAGTAAAAACAAAACCTACAAGCTTTGTCAAAAAACTATCACTTGCAGGCGGGAAACCTACATCTATTGCTCATATCGCTGATATCGGAGGACCAAGCAGTACAGACATACAAAAAATAGACAAGCTGCTTATAGATCTTAAAAAATCTCAAAAAACAAAAAAAGTTTCCTATATCTTCGGCTATTCCAATTATTGTTTTGAATTATGGATTATCCTCCACAAAATGAATTGCAATAACCATATGCCAAACAAAAATTCATACCTTGCCTTAATCAACAAAGGTTATGGTATGCAGTTCAGATCATTGTCTGACTACAAAGAAGAAAAAAAAATTCCAAAAGATACTTGCCACACTTACATTGGATGA
- a CDS encoding ABC transporter substrate-binding protein: protein MKKIGVSILVLILLGSFAFANGSSEEKNPTSDTLTVSFWTAPNQGQYNFWDAIIQQFNAAGVKVDGKTVQISAQMMPETPSSEAGIQNALATNTAPALSTNINRGFAATLATSGRVYDIQDEQFFEDIIANRKMESIIPSWKIDGKQYVIPIYANAMSYHWNANALRALGFADRVPETTADIKTLLTNFEKLKDTKMKEMGISHVFLRSELGRPELWWNRWYDFEMEYDAFSGGKSLVEDNKLVMDPAVAKQVFEFLGMFGDTIQMSEDTTAFEKKKVPYVFQISAPWDVSKYEAAGLKYGLDGDYVYGAPIVLKKGDIPYTFADAKGLVFYKGGNVTEEMHKGAIAFVSWVYAKDRSAQTDLDWLKTTGMLPMRGDTTTNATLAAYIADKPVLQDQAKLIPHSIPAMANGAMSDILTALGEDGLCDYILQTSKQAPFTAPDASNAVQAAMDGMKTAGSLQ from the coding sequence ATGAAGAAGATAGGTGTATCGATATTGGTTTTGATTTTGCTGGGTTCCTTTGCGTTTGCAAATGGTAGCTCGGAAGAAAAGAATCCGACCTCTGATACTTTGACCGTAAGTTTCTGGACTGCGCCTAACCAGGGACAGTATAATTTCTGGGATGCAATAATTCAGCAGTTCAATGCTGCTGGTGTGAAGGTAGATGGGAAGACAGTTCAGATCAGTGCACAGATGATGCCTGAGACTCCTTCTTCAGAAGCCGGTATACAGAATGCGCTGGCCACCAATACGGCTCCTGCATTGTCGACGAACATCAACAGGGGATTTGCTGCGACTTTAGCAACTTCTGGTCGTGTATACGATATCCAGGACGAACAGTTCTTCGAGGATATCATTGCCAACCGGAAGATGGAAAGCATTATCCCTAGCTGGAAGATTGACGGTAAGCAGTATGTCATTCCGATTTACGCAAATGCCATGAGTTATCACTGGAATGCAAATGCACTCCGGGCATTGGGTTTTGCTGATCGTGTGCCTGAAACTACTGCTGACATAAAGACTTTGCTGACCAACTTTGAGAAGCTCAAAGATACAAAGATGAAAGAGATGGGTATTTCCCATGTATTCCTTAGGTCTGAACTTGGAAGGCCAGAGCTTTGGTGGAACCGCTGGTATGATTTCGAAATGGAATATGATGCATTTTCCGGAGGAAAGAGTTTGGTTGAGGACAACAAGCTTGTCATGGATCCTGCGGTAGCCAAACAAGTATTTGAATTCCTTGGCATGTTCGGTGATACCATACAGATGTCTGAGGATACGACGGCATTTGAGAAAAAAAAGGTACCTTATGTCTTCCAGATCAGTGCACCTTGGGATGTGTCAAAATATGAAGCCGCTGGCTTGAAGTATGGACTTGATGGTGACTACGTCTATGGTGCACCGATTGTCTTGAAAAAAGGCGATATTCCTTATACGTTTGCTGATGCAAAAGGACTGGTTTTCTATAAAGGCGGAAATGTCACTGAAGAAATGCACAAAGGTGCAATTGCCTTTGTGTCCTGGGTATATGCGAAAGACCGTAGTGCACAGACGGATCTTGATTGGCTGAAGACGACAGGTATGCTTCCGATGCGTGGTGATACGACGACAAATGCCACGTTGGCGGCCTATATTGCCGATAAACCCGTACTTCAGGACCAGGCGAAGCTGATTCCACATTCCATTCCTGCCATGGCCAATGGTGCAATGTCTGATATCCTTACAGCACTCGGCGAAGATGGCTTGTGTGATTATATCCTACAGACTTCAAAACAGGCACCTTTCACAGCACCTGATGCCAGCAATGCCGTACAGGCTGCCATGGATGGCATGAAGACTGCCGGTTCATTGCAGTAA
- a CDS encoding glycoside hydrolase family 130 protein: MDFLPGAHMDSTVLHRYEGNPVISIDDVKPTAEGMQVVGIFNCGGVLRNGRVYLVCRTAERMISQEEDKLIVPFWDRNGFSSLSFDRDDSHLDLSDSRLVRDRRSGKVVALTSFSSFRLAISDDGYHFQVADTPCILPDPVTEAWGMEDPRVTELEGKYYLTYSSVSRDGVGVSLAVTDDFKTYASLGMILPPTNKDTVLFPERIDGRYYLLHRPSPSGDIGSSDIWLADSVDLVHWGNHRHLCSSREGNSWEWGKIGAGTPPIHIPEGWLLLYHGVDMQERYAMGALLLDGKDPSVILSRSVKPVMLPEMPYEKSGFFSETVFPCTAILSGDKVIVFYGAADNSICRVDITLDGLLV; this comes from the coding sequence ATGGATTTCCTTCCGGGAGCACATATGGACAGCACTGTTTTGCATAGATATGAAGGAAACCCTGTCATTTCCATAGATGACGTCAAGCCTACTGCAGAAGGAATGCAGGTTGTCGGCATATTCAATTGTGGAGGAGTACTTCGGAACGGCAGGGTATACTTGGTCTGCCGTACTGCAGAGAGAATGATATCCCAAGAGGAAGACAAGCTCATTGTTCCTTTTTGGGATAGGAATGGGTTTTCTTCTTTGTCATTTGACCGTGATGATTCTCATCTGGATCTGTCGGATTCCCGACTCGTACGGGACCGTCGTTCGGGAAAAGTGGTGGCACTGACAAGCTTTTCCAGCTTCAGGTTGGCAATATCTGATGACGGATATCATTTTCAGGTCGCAGACACGCCTTGTATATTGCCCGATCCTGTGACGGAAGCCTGGGGGATGGAAGATCCTCGGGTTACGGAACTTGAAGGTAAGTATTATCTTACGTATTCATCTGTAAGCAGAGATGGAGTGGGGGTTTCCCTTGCCGTTACCGATGATTTCAAGACCTATGCGTCACTGGGAATGATCCTTCCTCCGACAAATAAGGATACAGTCCTGTTTCCTGAACGCATAGACGGCAGGTACTACTTGTTGCACAGGCCCTCTCCTTCAGGCGATATCGGGAGCTCTGATATTTGGTTGGCTGATTCTGTGGATCTGGTCCATTGGGGTAACCATAGGCATCTATGCAGCAGCAGGGAAGGCAATTCCTGGGAATGGGGGAAAATAGGTGCCGGAACTCCTCCGATACATATACCGGAAGGATGGTTGCTTCTTTACCATGGAGTGGATATGCAGGAAAGGTATGCAATGGGTGCCTTGTTGCTTGATGGTAAGGATCCTTCTGTCATCCTGTCACGGTCGGTAAAGCCAGTGATGTTGCCTGAGATGCCATATGAAAAGTCAGGTTTCTTTTCTGAGACCGTTTTCCCTTGCACAGCAATCCTATCTGGTGATAAGGTCATAGTATTCTATGGTGCTGCAGACAACAGTATCTGCAGAGTCGATATTACATTGGATGGTTTGCTGGTATAG
- a CDS encoding carbohydrate ABC transporter permease, giving the protein MYLRKRKSRTIAIAVALLLAVVSLFPYYYILLQSFTPWAEVDTSMVPHHLVADSYSYLMTNGGADNRLMWIRSMFNSVFVSTVSTGIALVTGLLIAYAMTKIRFSGGKAIYDILLFQMFFPTIILLVPQYMLLRPLVNNYLGMIIPFTISAWAILMYYNYFKTLSSSIFESARIDGASEVRIAFTIAFPICKTISIIVFLSIFLGRWSELMWDMLMAPKLQMQTLNVLITTQFKPMGNLPGPLYAASVILTFPVLILFLAFSKYFKQGIAMQFK; this is encoded by the coding sequence ATGTATCTACGGAAACGGAAATCCCGCACTATAGCAATTGCTGTTGCGCTGCTTCTGGCAGTTGTGTCATTGTTTCCTTATTATTATATCCTGCTGCAGTCATTTACTCCTTGGGCTGAGGTTGATACATCTATGGTTCCCCATCATCTGGTTGCTGACAGTTATAGCTATCTCATGACCAATGGTGGTGCAGACAATCGTCTGATGTGGATCAGGTCGATGTTCAATTCAGTGTTTGTCAGTACTGTTTCTACGGGTATAGCGTTGGTGACAGGCCTTTTGATTGCCTATGCTATGACAAAGATTCGTTTCAGCGGTGGCAAAGCTATCTATGACATCCTTTTGTTCCAGATGTTTTTCCCTACCATTATCCTGCTTGTACCGCAGTATATGTTGCTGAGACCTCTAGTCAACAATTACCTTGGTATGATCATCCCTTTCACCATATCGGCCTGGGCTATCCTGATGTATTATAATTATTTCAAGACTCTTTCTTCTTCGATATTTGAATCTGCAAGAATTGATGGGGCAAGCGAGGTCCGTATAGCCTTTACCATTGCCTTTCCGATTTGCAAGACTATTTCAATCATCGTGTTCCTTTCAATTTTCCTAGGCCGTTGGTCGGAATTGATGTGGGATATGCTGATGGCGCCCAAACTGCAGATGCAGACATTGAACGTACTGATTACGACGCAGTTCAAACCGATGGGTAATCTGCCGGGACCTTTGTATGCAGCCTCGGTGATACTTACGTTTCCTGTACTTATACTTTTCCTGGCTTTTTCAAAATATTTCAAGCAAGGCATAGCCATGCAATTCAAATAA
- a CDS encoding sugar ABC transporter permease, which translates to MNRHYHAKENATGWIFVSPYVLYAALLFALPLIWAFWLAGTDWNLMALSWNWVGLGNLKTALKDPNVSKVFFNGLKYLVAIVPLVCLLSMGIASVLHNLPASLKGIFSVIFFVPYLTSGVATSVFVRYFFSYSSVFNTWLRSAWNLNVGWFTDPKVAFWVIVFIIVWKVSGYYSLFLFASYEAIQSEILEAAEIDGAGSVRRFWKIVMPIIASSMQSVIILATGLVYSIFTEPYLLTGGGPSKSTLSWQLLLYNTSFVSFKSGYGAMIAILLGLCIFITLRLVIAISNRYVTEAE; encoded by the coding sequence ATGAACAGACACTATCATGCAAAGGAAAATGCTACCGGGTGGATATTTGTATCTCCCTATGTGCTCTATGCGGCATTACTTTTCGCATTGCCGCTGATCTGGGCTTTTTGGCTGGCTGGTACAGATTGGAACTTGATGGCGCTTTCCTGGAATTGGGTTGGCCTCGGTAATTTGAAGACGGCATTGAAAGATCCCAATGTCAGCAAGGTTTTCTTCAATGGATTGAAATATCTGGTTGCCATCGTTCCTTTGGTCTGCTTGCTTTCCATGGGAATTGCTTCGGTACTGCACAACTTGCCGGCAAGTCTCAAAGGAATATTTTCGGTCATATTTTTTGTTCCTTACTTGACCAGCGGAGTGGCAACCTCAGTATTCGTTCGATATTTCTTCAGCTATAGTTCTGTCTTCAATACTTGGCTCCGTTCGGCATGGAACCTGAATGTAGGATGGTTCACTGACCCTAAAGTTGCTTTCTGGGTGATTGTCTTCATCATCGTATGGAAAGTCAGCGGTTACTACTCCCTGTTCCTGTTTGCTTCCTATGAAGCGATACAGTCGGAAATCCTTGAAGCGGCTGAAATAGATGGGGCAGGAAGTGTGCGGCGGTTCTGGAAGATTGTCATGCCGATCATTGCATCTTCCATGCAAAGTGTCATCATTTTGGCAACCGGATTGGTCTATAGTATTTTTACCGAGCCGTATCTGCTCACTGGCGGTGGACCTTCAAAATCGACTTTGTCATGGCAGCTTTTACTGTACAATACTTCGTTTGTCAGCTTCAAATCCGGTTATGGTGCCATGATTGCCATTCTGCTGGGACTTTGTATTTTTATTACTTTGCGATTGGTCATTGCCATTTCCAACCGCTATGTCACTGAAGCCGAATAG